One window of the Acaryochloris sp. CCMEE 5410 genome contains the following:
- a CDS encoding permease, with translation MAEPANARPSWFVRKDIDGFFGLAIDNIVQILLIVGLCQGVLGFNTDLVYGRILPGVALSLILGNVYYSWLAYRQGLREGRNDLTALPYGINTVSLFAYIFLVMLPVKLDAMASGIAPPQAAEIAWRAGLVACLGSGLIELAGAWIGNRLRQIAPRAAMLSTLGGIALTFIAIGFLLRTFANPIVGLLPLGVILLTYFGQVDFGLPGGLLSVLVGMLLAWATGLVQWDPAVFEQALQPLGFYLPKFWIGAIWEQSGVLSKYFSIILPMGLFNLVGSLQNLESAEAAGDRYPTAPCLAANGIGTLVAAVCGSCFPTTIYIGHPGWKDMGARVGYSWLNGLVMGILCLSGTLGVITYLVPIDAGMAIVLWIGIVIVAQGFTAAPKAHAPAVVVGLMPGIAAWGALIAKNSMRVAGVGTPETPFQSEVLVENFKMSDTFIEGAFALEQGVILLAMILAAITVYIIEQKFGLAALWAIAAAILAWFGLIHSFAWTPTDTVVDLGWGTGRDWAISYLMLAVLFVFAAWLNKRNKQNKTT, from the coding sequence ATGGCGGAGCCAGCCAATGCAAGACCGAGTTGGTTTGTCCGTAAAGATATTGATGGCTTTTTTGGTTTAGCGATTGATAATATTGTTCAAATCCTGTTGATTGTGGGGTTATGCCAAGGCGTGCTGGGGTTCAATACGGATTTAGTCTATGGCCGAATCCTACCAGGCGTTGCCTTGAGTTTGATTTTAGGAAATGTCTACTACAGTTGGCTGGCCTATCGGCAAGGACTTAGAGAGGGACGAAATGACTTAACCGCACTCCCCTATGGCATCAATACAGTCAGTCTGTTTGCCTATATATTTTTGGTCATGTTGCCCGTTAAGTTAGATGCTATGGCCTCGGGGATAGCACCTCCGCAAGCAGCTGAAATTGCTTGGCGAGCGGGATTAGTAGCTTGTTTAGGATCTGGATTGATTGAATTAGCAGGTGCATGGATCGGTAACCGGTTGAGACAAATAGCGCCTCGAGCCGCAATGCTTTCAACCTTGGGAGGGATTGCGTTAACGTTTATTGCGATTGGGTTTTTGCTGCGCACATTTGCAAATCCTATTGTTGGTTTGTTGCCGTTGGGGGTGATCTTACTGACGTACTTTGGTCAGGTTGATTTTGGTCTTCCAGGCGGGTTGTTGTCAGTTTTAGTGGGGATGTTGCTTGCTTGGGCCACTGGATTGGTTCAATGGGATCCAGCTGTATTTGAACAGGCATTGCAACCTCTAGGTTTTTATCTTCCTAAGTTTTGGATAGGTGCAATTTGGGAGCAAAGTGGGGTGCTGAGTAAATATTTCAGTATCATTTTGCCAATGGGATTATTTAATTTGGTGGGAAGCTTACAAAATCTGGAGAGTGCTGAGGCTGCGGGAGATCGATATCCAACGGCTCCTTGCTTGGCTGCTAATGGTATTGGAACGTTAGTGGCAGCGGTATGTGGTTCTTGTTTTCCCACAACGATTTATATTGGTCATCCGGGTTGGAAAGATATGGGAGCCCGAGTTGGGTATTCATGGCTGAATGGTTTGGTCATGGGGATTTTGTGTTTGAGTGGCACTTTGGGGGTGATCACTTATTTGGTGCCCATTGATGCGGGTATGGCTATTGTGCTTTGGATTGGCATTGTGATTGTGGCTCAAGGCTTTACCGCAGCGCCAAAAGCTCATGCACCAGCTGTGGTAGTTGGATTGATGCCAGGAATTGCTGCATGGGGCGCTTTGATTGCTAAAAATAGTATGCGTGTTGCAGGAGTCGGCACACCTGAAACACCCTTTCAATCAGAAGTCTTAGTAGAAAATTTTAAGATGAGCGATACCTTCATTGAGGGGGCGTTTGCTCTGGAACAAGGGGTCATATTATTGGCAATGATTTTAGCTGCTATTACGGTCTATATTATTGAACAAAAATTTGGACTAGCGGCTCTTTGGGCCATTGCAGCTGCCATTCTAGCTTGGTTTGGGTTAATTCATAGTTTTGCTTGGACCCCGACGGATACAGTGGTGGATTTGGGGTGGGGAACTGGAAGGGATTGGGCGATTAGTTACCTAATGTTGGCAGTTCTTTTTGTTTTTGCAGCTTGGCTCAATAAGCGAAACAAGCAGAATAAAACAACTTAG
- a CDS encoding SWIM zinc finger domain-containing protein — protein MPEQFSQNNSNGTKRESSAKPQLVSLKAKSTDSQSGDAPGKREWWAQRWVDVLESFGWRRRLERARNYVREGRVLKLEFNGPKVIARVQGTAEDPYKVSLALDSFTDEQWGFVIEEMSQRAIFAAKLLAGEMPQNIEEAFTASGLSLFPFSKFDIHSRCSCPDPVNPCKHIGAVYYLLGDYFSQDPFILLQLRGRTKQSIVEDLRQMRSAGSDLEGGESKGLDVPQSSAIKVKADFWRYEQQLDPSLVVITPPPTSETVLDVLGPLPLSTEGKVGSDPLVSDCLRTIYQRVSQSAMMKAMLSRESG, from the coding sequence ATGCCTGAACAGTTCTCTCAAAATAATTCTAATGGAACCAAAAGAGAGTCTTCTGCCAAACCTCAGTTGGTTTCTTTAAAGGCAAAATCTACTGATAGTCAGTCGGGTGATGCTCCTGGAAAAAGAGAATGGTGGGCACAACGTTGGGTTGATGTGTTGGAATCTTTTGGTTGGCGTCGCAGACTAGAACGAGCTCGTAACTATGTTCGTGAAGGACGGGTACTAAAGTTAGAGTTCAATGGCCCTAAGGTAATTGCAAGGGTTCAAGGAACTGCGGAAGATCCTTATAAAGTCTCTTTGGCTCTTGACTCATTTACAGATGAACAGTGGGGCTTTGTGATTGAGGAGATGTCTCAGCGGGCTATCTTTGCGGCGAAACTTTTGGCTGGTGAGATGCCTCAAAATATTGAAGAAGCCTTTACTGCGAGTGGTCTTAGTTTATTCCCATTTAGTAAGTTTGATATCCACAGCCGTTGTTCCTGTCCTGATCCCGTTAACCCTTGCAAGCATATTGGTGCTGTGTACTACTTACTGGGAGATTATTTTAGTCAAGATCCCTTTATTCTATTACAGCTTCGAGGACGGACTAAGCAGAGCATCGTAGAAGACTTAAGACAAATGCGGAGTGCAGGATCAGACCTTGAAGGAGGTGAATCAAAAGGCTTAGATGTTCCTCAATCCTCAGCCATTAAGGTTAAGGCCGATTTTTGGCGATATGAACAGCAGCTGGATCCATCTTTGGTTGTAATTACACCACCTCCTACAAGTGAAACAGTTTTGGATGTGTTAGGTCCCTTACCATTGTCAACTGAAGGTAAGGTGGGTAGCGATCCTCTGGTTAGTGATTGTTTGCGAACGATTTATCAAAGAGTCAGTCAGAGTGCCATGATGAAGGCAATGTTGAGTCGGGAGAGTGGGTAA
- a CDS encoding tetratricopeptide repeat protein translates to MQAIDLNWWDVDRFLGLAFHILLTEEDLTARQQVAQLLPKFGAKAVPTLFVIFQHQNSDSTLRHLSGQALTSLDPSILVTGLIDTLKASEDDRFDHQISQMLTTVAPEAIAALTNLIEIETEEWRNLALRTLHLMQLPQTYLLLDQLICHPNPDIRHATIDVLSELKDYQLLCRLENAYRAGSTYHVHHLSKQKPFSPSSQRSKQQDGKDFKLLMKQAAAQTEKQDYWGAIHSYSQVISLNPENANAYGNRGLLKLNVGDQEGAITDFQYAAQLFWHTGKTANFEMTLNYLRKLTPDLECIFPSK, encoded by the coding sequence ATGCAAGCTATTGACCTAAATTGGTGGGATGTTGATCGATTTCTAGGCTTAGCCTTTCATATCCTTCTCACAGAAGAGGATCTAACCGCCCGTCAACAAGTTGCCCAACTACTACCCAAATTTGGTGCAAAAGCGGTACCCACTCTATTCGTCATCTTCCAGCATCAGAATAGTGATTCGACCTTGCGACACCTATCAGGTCAAGCACTCACCTCACTCGATCCATCGATTCTAGTAACTGGCTTAATTGATACCCTAAAAGCCTCAGAAGACGATCGGTTTGATCATCAAATCAGCCAAATGTTAACTACCGTTGCCCCTGAAGCCATTGCAGCCCTGACAAACCTTATTGAGATTGAGACAGAGGAATGGCGTAACCTTGCTCTGCGAACCCTCCACCTAATGCAGTTACCTCAAACCTACCTCTTATTAGATCAACTCATCTGCCATCCCAATCCAGATATCCGTCATGCAACCATCGACGTCCTTAGTGAATTAAAAGACTACCAGCTCTTATGCCGCCTCGAAAATGCATATAGAGCAGGCTCTACCTATCACGTTCACCACCTCTCCAAGCAAAAACCATTCTCACCCAGCTCTCAACGCTCGAAACAGCAGGATGGCAAAGACTTTAAACTCTTGATGAAGCAAGCTGCAGCTCAAACCGAAAAACAGGACTATTGGGGCGCTATTCATTCCTATTCCCAAGTTATTTCCCTCAACCCTGAGAATGCCAATGCATATGGTAATCGCGGTCTACTCAAACTTAACGTAGGAGATCAAGAAGGTGCTATTACTGACTTCCAGTATGCTGCTCAGCTTTTCTGGCATACCGGTAAAACTGCTAATTTTGAGATGACACTCAACTATCTTCGTAAACTAACTCCAGACTTAGAGTGTATTTTTCCCTCTAAATAA
- a CDS encoding glycosyltransferase, producing the protein MNFTTIWLSISLLSALVWVGLLLFRGQFWRANQVLDPTPPTLDLQEWPSVCAIVPARNEAKVLPVSLRSLLQQTYPGPFKILLIDDQSTDQTGEIAQEIATDLDKNHQLQVIQTSPLPPGWSGKLWAMHQGIETILAESAPPTYFLLTDADIQHEANSLLSLVTKAEQEDQDMVSLMVRLRCQSIWEQLLIPAFVFFFQKLYPFLWVNQPQKQMAAAAGGCILVRRQTLSAIGGIQVIRDALIDDCALAAAIKQTPNAQPNRNIWLGLTSATQSLRSYDTLDSIWSMVARTAFTQLNYSTLLLIGTVVGMFLIYMVPPISIMLGLYLESISITVTGFITWVLMTLAYLPTIRLYQLSPIWAVSLPLIALLYNLMTLDSARQHWQGKGGAWKGRVYPAR; encoded by the coding sequence ATGAACTTCACCACCATTTGGCTGAGCATCAGTTTGCTCTCAGCTCTAGTTTGGGTCGGCCTCCTCCTTTTCCGAGGCCAGTTCTGGCGGGCCAATCAAGTGCTAGACCCCACACCGCCGACCTTAGACCTGCAAGAATGGCCGAGCGTTTGTGCCATCGTCCCCGCCCGGAACGAAGCCAAAGTACTACCCGTGAGTTTGCGATCGCTCCTCCAACAAACCTATCCTGGCCCCTTCAAAATTCTACTCATAGACGATCAAAGTACCGATCAAACTGGGGAGATCGCCCAGGAAATCGCCACTGACCTAGATAAGAACCACCAGCTACAGGTCATCCAAACCTCCCCACTCCCCCCAGGATGGTCCGGCAAATTATGGGCCATGCATCAAGGGATAGAAACGATTCTAGCCGAGTCAGCTCCACCCACCTACTTCTTACTAACAGATGCTGACATCCAGCATGAGGCTAATTCTCTCCTCAGCTTAGTCACCAAAGCCGAACAAGAAGACCAAGACATGGTCTCCTTAATGGTTCGACTCCGGTGCCAAAGTATTTGGGAACAGCTACTAATTCCCGCCTTCGTCTTTTTCTTTCAAAAACTATATCCCTTCCTTTGGGTCAATCAGCCCCAGAAGCAAATGGCAGCAGCAGCAGGAGGTTGTATTTTAGTTCGTCGTCAAACCCTTAGCGCCATAGGAGGAATCCAAGTCATTCGAGACGCTTTGATTGATGATTGCGCCCTTGCCGCTGCCATCAAACAAACGCCCAACGCTCAACCCAACCGCAATATCTGGCTCGGATTAACTTCCGCAACCCAGAGCTTGCGGTCTTACGACACCCTCGATAGCATCTGGTCAATGGTCGCCCGCACAGCCTTCACACAGCTAAATTACTCTACATTGCTGCTTATAGGAACTGTAGTAGGGATGTTCTTAATTTATATGGTCCCCCCCATCAGTATTATGCTGGGTCTCTATCTTGAAAGTATCAGCATTACCGTTACAGGATTCATCACTTGGGTCCTAATGACCCTAGCCTATCTACCCACTATTCGGCTTTATCAACTCTCCCCAATCTGGGCCGTTTCACTCCCTTTAATTGCACTACTCTACAACCTAATGACCCTTGATTCTGCCCGTCAGCATTGGCAAGGCAAAGGGGGCGCTTGGAAAGGTCGTGTTTATCCCGCACGTTAG